The nucleotide sequence TTTTCATCTCTGATGCGTACTCCAGGCTCGCAGGCAGGTAATCAAGTCATCGCGTCAACAGTTGACGTCCGAAGTCAGCAACAAGTCCAGAATTGGATTGACAGCACCGTTGCTGAGTTCGGACGTCTCGATGGAGCCGCCAACATTGCTGGTATCGCAGGGGGGAAAGGTGATACAACTTGCGCAACAATCGTATGCTATGACACTACCTTGTACCATTGCAGTCATGAATACTGATAAATATCGTACAGGAAGAGTCTGACTGGGATCGCATGATGGATGTCAATCTCAAAGGCGTCATGTGGTGCATGCGAGCCCAGATTCCGCATCTCCCTCGTCCAGGAGGAGCCATTGTCAACATCTCCAGCACCTCGGGCCTCAGAGGCTTTCCTCACAATGCAGCCTACTCATCGAGCAAGTTTGGAGTCATCGGCCTTACGTCGTCCGTAGCCGGCGAGTTTGGCACTGAGGGTATTCGCATCAATTCCCTTCTACCGTAACAGCTTCTTTCCCGCGTCATATGTACTTCATACTGACAGAGCTCATAGTGGTCCGATCCGAACTGAGATGTTCGAGGCGGGCGAAGCGAAGGGGCTGTTTGACTCGGAAAAGATCAGCAAGTTAACATGCCTTGGTCGCATGGGCAAGCCTGACGAGGTGGCCAAGGTTCTGTGTTTCTTGTTGAGCGATGATGCGTCATATGTCACTGGTGGTAAGTATTATCCTTCTACTTTCAATACGTGGCAGAAATTTGACACTCTTTCTTAGCACAATGGACTGTGGATGGAGGGTATGCCGCGTGCTGATGAGTGAATAATGGGGACCTAGCGGTAGGGAAGAGATAGCTAGCTGAACAATCATTAGCAACGAATTGATATGCCAATAAAGCAATACCTAAACCTTCTATTCGAGCCTCGCTACTTAGTTGGTGTCACTAGCTCAACTTGATAGAAGCCTCAGGACCTTAAccataaataataaaaatgtTGAGGTaacttagcctaagcttTAAAGGACGCAGTATATACTGGGTACCTTAGACTGTGGACGGCATTCAATGTGAAGGAATATATTACAAATGTCTTTAGGGTGGCTTTGTATGGCCATCATAGGAGCTCCATACACACATACTAAAAGACCATCGATCCATGATCAGTCGACAGTATCAAGACTAGGCCACGAATCTATTGAAGGAAATAAGGTTACGCATGAAAATCTTTGTAATAAACTTTGAGAAGCATAGGGCAGTCTATCGCTACAAATCCTCTTCGTGAATATCAACAATATGCCATGGTACGACAAACTCCTTATAGTACTCCTTCAAGGCATCTATACATTCCCGAAATCCGGGCCTTTTTTCGAAGATTTCATGATGAGCCTATCCCTTGGTCAGTGCACCTCCTTCAATAGTCATAAGGTCTCAGCTATGAACACTCACATCTACAGAATCCCAATTGATCAACAATAGTTGATCCTCAGGATTTTCAATAAGAGGACTGATAAAGTAGCCCTTACacccatcatcctcgtcaagcaCACGCGTTACCACTTTGTTAAATTGCGAGTAGTAACCCGAGACACCACCTTCAACCACTTTCGTCAACGCAACCTCCATAGCAGGCGACTTCAGAGTGTCGGAGAGGTGTTGATGGTCACTGAGGGGTGAGTGATCCATGAGTGCATGAGATGTCCATGTGACTTTGCGACCATTCAGAGCTGGTTGAATGACGCTGTGGAACTTTTCATACTCAGAGCTTGTGAAAAAAGAATGGGATGACTCTAGATTATCCCACAGAGCTAGATATACTTTTGTATATCGATCTTCGAATTTTCTGCCGCTCCAGAAGGACTTCAAGCCTGGTGCCCTGTCAAGCAGGCATGTTAGTCATGCCGACACGGTAAGGCGGCAAGTCTGTCtcactttttaagtattgaAACAGCCGGCGCAAGATCTCGCTCGATTTCCGCATTGGCCGCTGGGCGATGAGGGATGACAATCAACTGGAGAGCTTGGGAGGTCGGCATCGCGCTCAGTACAGACAAGTGGGTATAACTAACAATTCCCAATGGTAAGTTTTGAATGAATTTTAACAAGATTGGGAAAGAATGAGGAGCAAATCTGCGATTCCTTTAACCAAATTTGCCTTTCTCAGAGGAGAGATGGATTTCATGCAGATGGGCATCCACCGAAATTAGTGCGTCCGCTGATATCTCCGCTCTGGCGTAACCACTTGCTTCGTGATCGATCCGCCGATAATACGCCGCCTTTGCGATCATGAACAAACAGGGCAATGCTATATTCATTCTATTCAACCCATTAGGTGTCTCGCTGACCCTTTTCGAAATCTTGCGTCTAACAAGTAGCCATGACACCCAAGTTCTTTGTTATCGCTCGCGTTGTTGGGCGAGATGGAGCCATTGATCTTGTATGGTTAAACGTTCATCTTTCTAAAAATAAACTAACACATTTCATCAGTGGAAAGACCGGCTTGTCGAGTTATGCAAAGTGTCAGCTACAGAACCCTACGGCGACTCGTACTACTGGGGTCAAGATGTCGATGGTGAGCCCGACACGCTCTGGGGTCTAGAAGGATACACGCATCCAATTGGATTCTTCATCGACCATGTTTCATCAGATATTTTCAAAAGAGAGATGGCGCTGGTTGACAAGGACGAGCTTTTGCGAACGGCCCAAGGATTGGCTAGTCCGGACTATGACCTGCATCATTACGATGAGTACGCAGGTTTTCTTAAGAGGGCTGATGATGTCGCAAGAGATTCTGTGCAGAGCTTCGTGGTGGTGAAGCACTATTGGGCCAAAAATGAGAACCTGAGAAGCGAGGTGTTAAAAGGACTAGCACAATTCGCTGAGGGACTGACTTCGGGCTCTCCTCAGGTTCAGAGCGCATTGGTGCTGAAGGAATGTCGGGATACGAGCATGGCAAGCTTGTGGCTAAGGTGAGCTCAATGAAGTTTGGAGCTTTTTGGTGATCTTATTACTGAccatattttttttttccgtAGGTTTGCATCGGAGGAAGACTGGAATTTGTGGGAGCGATCCGATGGAGTGCAAGAACTTGTTAACAGTGTAGAGGCGAATTGCGTCCGTAGCGAAACTCATCGGTCTCGAACCTTTAACGGCCATTTAGGGATCAAGGGCTAGATCAAGCAGTACATCATATAGATATCAAAACTTATTTGTACATGTTCATTGGTTGACCCTGGTTCATGTTTGGCCCCTAGCTGCTCCCAAAGATGCATTTGATCATGACACATTCCAGTCCCAAGCTTCAAAGGCTTCTGTAATGAATatggaaaggaagaagtcaATTCAATTTTTGGATATTTTAGGCCATAAATCTGACGTGACCTTCTGATCTCAACGGTTGGATAACAAACTACTATACTTGTAATAAATAATACCTTGATTCAAGATCTTCCATCGTTAAAAGCTCTGTACCATGCAGCAGAATCACAACCGATAGCTACAGGCCATCAACGCTGTAAATCACTGTAAACTGCGGGGAAACACTAAGTGGCTGACATGGTTAGTGACCAACTCCACCTCCCAAGCCGAAGCTTCGCACGAACTTCGgaggtcaagaccaagaaagGAATGATACCTTAGTTTGTTGCCTACTGCACTATGATCCACTAACCCGGGTCTCGATCTCTACTGTAGCTCTCAGAGTGAGGGGTCTTTCTGTATAAGCTTCCCCCGCCCCGATTGATTCGTTCATGATAGTCGTGTTTCTTTTGTTGTTCGATTTGTGTACAATTGTATTCCGCATTGCGATCAACCTGCCACAAACGTCGCTATGGCCTCCCCTACGTTTATCTACGGCCTTGTAGGTGCCGCAGTCGCTCTAACGCTATATTGGCTGCTCCGGATTGGCAGACGGGATCCTCGAATGCCTCCGGGGCCTCCTACGGTTCCGATCCTGGGCAACATGCACATGATTCCAACCACCGGCCTCGGAAAGAAGTAAGAACACTGTAATCACACAGCCTAAGTGGTCACTAATAAATTCCAGGTTTATGGAATGGTCTCTGCAGTACGGCAAAATCTTCTCTCTCAAAATCGGCTCCGGCAACATCATTGTCATTTGCGATCGTAAAGCCGTACACGAGcttctcgacaagaaggGCAGCATCTACTCAGATCGGCCTCCTAACATCGTCCCGCTCTTCATCACGAGAGGTGATCATATGACCATGGAGTGTCAGAGTCCATCTTGGCGAGAGAAGAGAACTGTCGTGACACGCAATTTGAACCCAAAATCTTTAGATGAGAAGCACTTCAGAGTGCAGGAGACTGAGTAAGTAGCCTTGAATCATGACAGGGTGTGTGAGAGCTGACTTGGCGGTTTTTAGGGCCGTTATCTTGATGAACCGTCTTTTGGATGACCCCAGCAATTTCTACTCGTACTCACGCCTGTACGCCTCTTCCGTGGCTGCTATCCTGGCCTGGGGTTTCCGAGCGACCACTCTGGATTCATTCTGGTACAAGGATGTCTCTGCCATGATCGAAAAGGTAAAGCACTCCCATAGCACATCTCTTACTGGCCGGTTGTCTGACTTGACTTCTAGTGGCTCGAGGCGATCGAACCCGGTGCCACGCCTCCCGTCGACCTCATCCCGTGGCTTTGGTACATCCCTGGAAAATGGAAGTCCCGCGTCTACAAAATGCGAGACCACATGGATAAAGTCTGGAGCCAAGCACGAGCAATGGTCGATGACCGACGTGCTCGAGGTGATCGTCGAGAGTGTATGATCGATATGAAGTTGGATGAGTATGAAAAGAACGGCTGGCCTATGTCGCAGCACGCCTTCAACAATCTTTTTGGCGAATTGATGGAAGCAGGTGCTGATACCACGGCCAATCAGATTCTTACtttgatcttggctttggcgaAATATCCTTAGTTCCAGGAGAAGGCGAGAGTGGAGATTGATGCTGTTTGTGGTACGGAACGAGCACCTGTGTTTTCGGATTTCGCGAAGATGCCTTATGTGAATGCTATCGTGAAGGAAGGTTTGCGATGGAGACCAACGTGAGTTTACCTTGAACATGGTATCCCCTTGCATCAGAGTGCTTACTGGTATAGGTCCGACCTAGGACTGCCTCATACCGTCACCAAGGGTAAGTTTCGACACCACCGGGATAGCAAACGTTCATTCGGTAACTAACCTTTGACAGATGACTACTACGATGGAATGTTGATCCCCAAAGGAAGTACCATCTTCGTCGGCGTCTGGGCGATGCATCACGACAAGGATTACTACGGAAGTCATGACATCTTCGACCCGGACCGCTACCTATCTCATACAAAGCTAGCAAACGAATACGCTGTTGGTCCTGATTATGAGAAACGAGATAAGTCTATTTCCCCAACAGTACTGAGAGTAACTAGCTAACTTCCAGTTTTACATCACTATGGATATGGTGCTGGACGACGCATCTGCCCCGGAATTCATCTTGCCGAACGTAGTATGTGGCGAATCACAGCCAAGCTATTATGGGCTTTTGAGTTCTCTGAGCCAATTGATCCTGTGACCGGGAAGGTTAAACCACTGGATCAAGATGCATATACGTCTGCGAACTTGGTGTGTCCACTGCCATACAAGGTTAATATCAAGCCGCGAAGTGCAGCTCATGTTGAGGCCATCAAGAGGGAGCTTGAGAGTGCAGAAGCGTTTCTATCTCAGTATAACTAGCTACAGTCATTCTATATTTAAACTTGATACTAGTTATCTATAAATATGAGCTGTGAATCACTTGCTACTTTTCTATGTCCCTCTGACTTTGTGCCCGGTCTGTCTCTCCGGGGAGCAAAACttctaatattaaattaaggtATCAGAATAGGCTGGCCTAACTCTTCACTAAAACATGCTAAGCTTAACCTGagtctcttcatcgcttCATATAGAGACCTTAAGTTGTTTTGCCTCCCCTTGCCGTCTTGTACGTTGTCCCACATACCATCATGATTATGATAATAGAAAGCCCCACATAGATCTAGGGTAAGTGATTTTGGCCCAGCGCCCGTTTAACCGAGCTATCGAAGTTGTTATTAAACTCTATAATCAGGATTGCGGGGTAAAGGTCATCTACTCTACTTGACACTATCTGATTGGCTGCTTGGGAAATACTGAGTCTCTGTAATCCATGTACCCCGGATCTTCCGCTTCACCTTGTCGATCTGCTTCGGCAGATGAAGCGGTACCGGGTGAGCCCAGACCgcatttctcttttctcaggGGTTGGTTAGATGCCTTGCATGTGAGAAAGAAACAACTGAGGAGAGATTGATGTTTTCTTACCCCGCGACAACCCCAGATTTCGTCATTGCAGCAGCGGAGCCGCAGTTTCAGAGCATTATTCATGGCCTTTCGCATGTTTAGAGTGTTCATTTTACCTTGCGGCATAGTTTAGTCCCAAGTTTCTTATCGGTTATTGTTACTCAATGCCAACCGCGCGCCTTCAAGACCATGAAAGGCTGCTCATACTGTCACCGAACGTTCCACAAGACAGAGCATCTTCTCCGCCACGAGCGCTCTCGTAAGATCATCCCCACATGGAACCATCTCAATCGCGATAATTGACCCATGCTTAGATACAGGGGAGAAGCCATATCGATGCGATACATGCGGTCGCGGCTATGCACGGAGGTAAGAGTCACCACCAAATTATTTTCCAACGCTGGTATTGATTGCAACAGCGATGTCCTCCTTCGCCATGTTAGATACTTTCACCCAAACAGCGACACCTCAGAGAGAGAGCGCCGAAGATCCGATGTCTCAACGAACGAGAAGAGCCGGCAGCGCCGACAAAGTGTCCTGGCCGATTCCATAAATGTGTGTTCGCTACCACCGCCCGAGACAGAGGAAGGCTCGGAAGGCGAGACAGATCAGCAACATAATGATCACATGCGCGATAATGGACAGACACAACAGCAAGAGGATAGCTCTATCGCTGTCGATAACTCGATGGCGCAGTTCTCAACGTCCGACCTAGATGCGTTGGCTACAGTATCAATGCTGCAAGCTCTCCACGAACAACCAACTGAATCAGCAAAGTTGGCTTTGGAAGGCTCTTTTGATGATCGACGGCCTGCCAATCAATCCCCTGCTATAGGCCAGCATGATAATGAACTATCGCCGATGAGCTTCTCGCATCATATGGTGGAGACATCGCTAGAGACCGCTACCCCTACCTTGTTCACCGCCAATGCTGAATTTCTCAGTCCTGGAATGTCGTTGAGTACCAGGGCGAATGTTTTTCATTCGCACACAGCTGCCCCGTCAGCTCCTTGGGGAAATAATGAAACATCCCTCACGTCGATGAGCAACACAGATCTTTTGCATTACGCTGGGGCTCTAGAGCTCTTGCAACCTAATCTTAGTCATTTGGACTTTCTAGACTTTAGTCTCGGCGAAACATCTCCAGGCGTTCGTGGATCTCAAGCTTCGAGCAACAGCGTCGACCCTGTCAGTAGTATCCCACTGGAGCGTTTCGCAAGAGTAGCGGCACTGTGGCCTAGGAGCCGCACGCACTCCGCGAGTCAAATTGCATCCAAAGTCTGGGCAGACGTGGTGAACTACCGTGGTGATGGTATATTTACAGATGTCTCTATCTCACAATCATCCCCAAGCTCTACCATCGGAACCGAGAACGAATCGAGATGGGGAATggatgaagaaaagaggcAAGATCTCATACGCGAGTTCGGCTCACCTGGTTCAAGCGTCGACTTTCTACCCGCGAGACTACTGAACCTTGGTCTCACCATTGCATTTCGACAGCCTCATTCTCTCGTCCCGTTTATACACCAACCCACATTTTCAGCAAAGTCAGCATCTAACTCAGTCGTTTTCTCCTTGTGTCTACTGGGACTGGCCATTCTCGATTCATCATATGTGAAGCCATTCACAGCACACTACTTGCCAGTAATGCCACTACCTTCCGTGACTGAATGGAGGACCGTGCTGACTCTGTACAGGCAGCTACGGAGAAATGCTGTTCTCAACTAGCGACACCATCGTTTGGCCCAGACGGGTCAGCACAGCTTGTTGAGCGCCTTGCGTCCGCTGCTTTACTTCTAATGGCTTGGTCGATAAGCTCACCACATGTAAGTCCTGATCTGATACTCGGACTTGGGGGACTAAATACTGAGACTGACCGTAGGGTGCTCGCGATTCCTTCTTATCCAGAATGCTTTACAACCAGACCATGAACGTACGTCTAAGGTATcctttccctctcttctcgttATAAGCTGACGCAATGATGTATCTATAGCTCTTAAAGATGTCAGGCTCACTGATGCCGAGACCTTCGTCCTTCAGCATCGACAATCTACTCACCCAGGCGAACTCGGCGAGACTTATTCATGACCCAGCGCAGAGCGATGATTGGGCGTGGAAGGCATGGGCTCGAACAGAAAGCTTTAAGAGGTATGTGATGCTTCGTCCCCGACATTACCCATTACTGACCCTGGTGATTGTATGAAGGCTAATATCCACGTTGATCATGATCGATGCATGGTGGGCCTCAAGACTAAACACAGAACCACTTATTTGCACCTCCGTGGTGCAGCTGGAAATGTCGACATCGATCGATCTGTACCGGTCCTCATCAGCAAAGTCATGGAGAAGCTGCCGCAACGCTGGAACAAGTGCAACCACAGAGCCTGTCATAATACGAATGCACGCTCCGTCTATCACATTGACACCGCTCCAAGAGACGTCGCCGATTGGAATGACTGGCTTGCTGTCTGCTATCTGGGCACgcattcttcaacaccagTACCAAACGAGAGGAGCAAGGGATATCAGTGGAGACCAGCCTACCGCAAGTGCTGATGCATCAACTGAGACTGGCAGCAACACGTTGCGTGTGCTAGGCGATATCTATATAAATTACTCGAGGTTTCTTCGGTATAGGAACCCCAACTGCATTGCACAGTGGCACTTCCTTAACCTCAATGTACTGGCCAATCTTGAGATCTTCGAAATGGCCTCTGGTCGCAACGGAGCTGAGAGCGCATACGCCGCATTACAAGAGATCTCCAACTGGAGTCAGACACACTATGCACGACGAGCCTGTCTCCATGCAGCCGGTATATACGTCGCCATGAGTCGTCGGAGAGCAAACGATGGTGTGATGCTCCATTCCGACATGTCCTTATTCACAGCTGCACTTGTCCTCGGACTTTATGTCTTTATGATGAAACCGAACGAGGGACATACTGATGCTGACACAGAGTCATTTGAGTTACTCAACGATATTGACTGGACTAATCTATGTGATCCAGTGTTGGCAGTGGATAATGCTGGAGATAACACCGCCAGCCAGTTTATACATAGTGGAGGAAGTATTAGCTTTTCGGGAACAGTGTGTGAAGCGGGATATAACGCTGCCAAGATGATCTTGCTCGAATTTGCGAGCTTGTTAGAGGAAGTCGGGAAGTGGAATGCCAAAGAACTGTGTCATATTTTGCGGATAATGAGCGACTCTTTGATTGAAGTCGACGACCGTTTGGGCGGTGATTGAGGTGTGTCCACAGTTGAAGTGCACACGGTTTACATGTACAATTAGCTGAGCTGTATCACATGTAGAGGTTCGATACGGGAGAAGATACTATTCACACGCGAGAACCTATAGCGCTATTAAATACATATACAAGACACTTCGCTCAAGACACTTCGCTCAAGACACAATCCGTAACTTTAACCTAGTTCCAAACCGCTGCATCGACTGCGCTAATCTTTGCATGGCCATTAGTTTCATGGGGGAGCACTTGGGTAGGCTGACCCTTGGCGTCTAGCAACTGAACAGAATGATAGTAGTCAACcgccttcttctggctcGCCTTATCCTTCGCAACACGTTCAAGCAGCTGCTTGGTCAAAGGATGTGCCGAAAAGCGATCGGGAAGATTATCCCAAACTCGATAGTCGGTGGCTTGCTTGTGGAGAACACCGCAGATCTCTCGTGCGTACTCTGTGAACAGGAATGTGCGAGACGATTCAACCATGATGGTCATTTGATCTGTATCGCAGTTAGCGACTTTATGATATTTCTAACAGTATGTTCCTTACTCTCTAGGATCCTGCGTGGTTCGTTGTGCTGCAAGATAGATTCCGTGATGTACTCCTCACCAAAGCCGCCATGTGGAGTATGTCCGCCCTCGTAGCTGCAACCACCGGGCAAGAAGTCATCGGACCGGCCGAGGCCTGCTCCATAGATACAAGCCAACATCTCGGTCGCGCTGTTTCGGTGATAGTAAGGTGCACGCAAAGAGTTGCTAGCTACGTCCCATCGTGGACCAAACCAGAGATAGTCTGCGAGCGGAACATGAGGGTCGAAAGACTTTGCCGTCAACACAGTATTGATACTCGGGTCAGTGTGATCAATACTGGTGCTGTTCTGAGACGCAAACTTTGTCAAATCGTACTGTGATTCATGTAGTTAGTACCTCGCTTGCATCGCCGTGTCGGTAGCTCACCTTGTAGGGAACTGCATTCCCATGCCACGCAACCACATCAAACGGACTATGATCCTGACTGATGGCAACATGCTTTCCGTTATTCTTGACAACAATTTTGAAAGGCACATGCAGATCCTCGTCGATATACGCGACAGGGTAAAGAAAGTCTCGTGGGTTGGCCAACCCATGTCCCCCGATGGGTCCTAGGTCAGGAAGCTCCCACATAGATCCCCAGACTTCGGCGATGTGCCCACGAGCAACGGGGACGCCCTCTGCAAGATTGATGCGAAAGCGTACACCACGCTGGATAACACAGATCTCGCCTGGCTGGACGAAGAGGCGACCCATCTCTGTTTGAATGTCTATGATGCCGAGCTGAGGAGTGATGAGAAAGTCGCCGTCTGTGTTGCAATATGCCTTGTTGACCATAGAAGCATTGATCATATAGACATAAACAGCAATACCCTGTCTAAGATTTGGATCCCCACTCCCAGCAAGCGTATGCAAACCATCCGTAAAATCAACCACTTCATCATCCCCCGGCAGCGGAAAAGGCGACCACTCAGCCTGTTGATACAGCGGCTCAACCTTGGGGTTCAGCGACAAAAAGCAATTCTCAATATGAGACTTTGTCTCGATATTAGAATACCCCTGGTGCGCAGCTGATGGTCGAGCGCGATACATGTAGGTGCTCATGTTGAGGCCGCGAGGAGCTGCGAAAGCAGAGTAGGTGATACCCTCAGTGTACAGACCAAAACCTCTGTCTTGGGGGTTGTTCTGGCCGGCGGGGAGAGTCCCGGGGATGACTTCTGATTGATGGCGGTTGCC is from Fusarium musae strain F31 chromosome 4, whole genome shotgun sequence and encodes:
- a CDS encoding hypothetical protein (EggNog:ENOG41), with the translated sequence MVAAIKRREPATDPQKVFHYTDLQRTKPTRENDPYEYLAGWGNRHQSEVIPGTLPAGQNNPQDRGFGLYTEGITYSAFAAPRGLNMSTYMYRARPSAAHQGYSNIETKSHIENCFLSLNPKVEPLYQQAEWSPFPLPGDDEVVDFTDGLHTLAGSGDPNLRQGIAVYVYMINASMVNKAYCNTDGDFLITPQLGIIDIQTEMGRLFVQPGEICVIQRGVRFRINLAEGVPVARGHIAEVWGSMWELPDLGPIGGHGLANPRDFLYPVAYIDEDLHVPFKIVVKNNGKHVAISQDHSPFDVVAWHGNAVPYKYDLTKFASQNSTSIDHTDPSINTVLTAKSFDPHVPLADYLWFGPRWDVASNSLRAPYYHRNSATEMLACIYGAGLGRSDDFLPGGCSYEGGHTPHGGFGEEYITESILQHNEPRRILENQMTIMVESSRTFLFTEYAREICGVLHKQATDYRVWDNLPDRFSAHPLTKQLLERVAKDKASQKKAVDYYHSVQLLDAKGQPTQVLPHETNGHAKISAVDAAVWN
- a CDS encoding hypothetical protein (EggNog:ENOG41), producing the protein MSGSLMPRPSSFSIDNLLTQANSARLIHDPAQSDDWAWKAWARTESFKRTTYLHLRGAAGNVDIDRSVPVLISKVMEKLPQRWNKCNHRACHNTNARSVYHIDTAPRDVADWNDWLAVCYLGTHSSTPVPNERSKGYQWRPAYRKC
- a CDS encoding hypothetical protein (EggNog:ENOG41), whose product is MASPTFIYGLVGAAVALTLYWLLRIGRRDPRMPPGPPTVPILGNMHMIPTTGLGKKFMEWSLQYGKIFSLKIGSGNIIVICDRKAVHELLDKKGSIYSDRPPNIVPLFITRGDHMTMECQSPSWREKRTVVTRNLNPKSLDEKHFRVQETEAVILMNRLLDDPSNFYSYSRLYASSVAAILAWGFRATTLDSFWYKDVSAMIEKWLEAIEPGATPPVDLIPWLWYIPGKWKSRVYKMRDHMDKVWSQARAMVDDRRARGDRRECMIDMKLDEYEKNGWPMSQHAFNNLFGELMEAGADTTANQILTLILALAKYP